In Streptomyces nojiriensis, one genomic interval encodes:
- a CDS encoding VOC family protein encodes MIDSHIHVRVARPSLDLAAAERFYVDGLGLQVQWRSAESVPGEHDLLMVGPAGGGWHFELTRDDSNPIVPAPTVDDLFVVYLGEAPDEALVQRLVEHGGTRVAAHNPYWDEWGVTVADPDGYRLVLCSRTWGPAVASA; translated from the coding sequence ATGATCGATTCACATATTCATGTCCGTGTCGCCCGGCCCTCCCTCGACCTGGCGGCCGCCGAGCGGTTCTACGTCGACGGGCTCGGGCTGCAAGTCCAGTGGCGGAGCGCCGAGAGCGTGCCCGGTGAGCACGACCTGCTGATGGTCGGACCGGCCGGTGGCGGCTGGCACTTCGAGCTCACCCGTGACGACTCGAACCCGATCGTGCCCGCGCCGACCGTCGACGACCTGTTCGTGGTCTATCTCGGCGAGGCCCCCGACGAGGCCCTCGTCCAGCGCCTGGTCGAGCACGGCGGAACCCGTGTCGCCGCCCACAACCCGTACTGGGACGAGTGGGGGGTCACCGTCGCCGACCCCGACGGCTACCGGCTGGTGCTGTGCTCCCGCACCTGGGGCCCGGCCGTCGCGTCGGCGTAG
- a CDS encoding ATP-binding protein — translation MTAPSGPARTLVRVFTQRFSCTRRGARLARQLALVELHDWGVPESTALSADAGLLVAELAANAVLHGRVPGRDFELRMTLLEGVLRIEVSDARRDRRPALRPHAYQAESGYGLRIVDAVAADWGVMDRLIGKTVWAELTHRAGVRT, via the coding sequence ATGACCGCACCTTCCGGCCCCGCCCGGACCCTCGTACGCGTGTTCACTCAGCGTTTCAGCTGCACCCGGCGCGGAGCCCGCCTCGCCCGCCAGCTGGCCCTCGTGGAACTCCACGACTGGGGCGTCCCGGAGTCCACCGCGCTCTCCGCCGACGCCGGGCTCCTGGTGGCCGAGCTCGCCGCCAACGCCGTCCTCCACGGGCGGGTGCCCGGGCGGGACTTCGAGCTCCGGATGACCCTGCTGGAGGGGGTCCTGCGCATCGAGGTCTCCGACGCCCGCCGCGACCGCCGGCCCGCCCTGCGACCGCACGCCTACCAGGCCGAATCCGGCTACGGACTCCGCATCGTCGACGCCGTCGCCGCCGACTGGGGGGTCATGGACCGGCTGATCGGCAAGACGGTGTGGGCCGAGCTGACCCACCGCGCGGGGGTGCGGACGTAG
- a CDS encoding helix-turn-helix domain-containing protein, producing MVSADDSGDGEDEPDDNLRSFGETVKASRKRAGLTQEQLAPLVGYSVQYVGSVEQGRRHPSQKFVNKTDAALNAHGVIIIAARQLSRRRGLATWFRRWAELEEGAVILNTYESRSVPGLLQTEAYARALVDDVLPPPTPDEVESRITARLKRQQLLHRTPYTVFSFIIDEAVILRQTGGPEVTRELIDHLLGCGQLPNVDLQIMPLVSPQHAGLGGPFHLLETQDHEWMGYSEGQQSGRVLTDPKDVSLLHLRYAKLRIQALNPADSRALLMRLRGSL from the coding sequence ATGGTGAGTGCCGACGACAGCGGCGACGGCGAGGACGAACCGGATGACAACCTGCGCAGCTTCGGCGAGACGGTCAAGGCCTCCCGCAAGCGGGCCGGGCTGACCCAGGAGCAACTGGCCCCGCTGGTCGGGTACTCGGTCCAGTACGTCGGCTCGGTGGAACAGGGCCGCCGCCACCCGTCGCAGAAGTTCGTCAACAAGACCGACGCGGCACTGAACGCGCACGGCGTGATCATCATCGCGGCCCGGCAGTTGTCACGGCGGCGGGGGCTGGCGACCTGGTTCCGGCGGTGGGCGGAGCTGGAGGAGGGCGCCGTCATCCTCAACACCTACGAGTCCCGGTCCGTGCCCGGTTTGCTGCAGACCGAGGCCTACGCGCGGGCCCTGGTGGACGATGTCCTGCCGCCGCCCACCCCCGACGAGGTCGAGTCCCGCATCACGGCCCGATTGAAGCGCCAGCAACTCCTGCACCGCACTCCGTACACGGTCTTCAGCTTCATCATCGACGAGGCGGTGATCCTGCGGCAGACCGGCGGGCCGGAGGTGACCCGTGAGCTGATCGACCACCTGCTGGGCTGCGGACAACTCCCCAACGTGGACCTGCAGATCATGCCGCTGGTGAGTCCCCAACACGCGGGCCTCGGGGGCCCCTTCCACCTCCTCGAAACCCAGGATCACGAGTGGATGGGATACAGCGAGGGGCAGCAGTCGGGCCGCGTGCTGACCGACCCGAAAGACGTCAGTCTCCTCCACCTGCGGTATGCCAAACTTCGCATCCAGGCTCTCAATCCTGCGGACAGCAGGGCCCTGTTGATGCGATTGCGAGGATCCCTGTGA
- a CDS encoding DUF4097 family beta strand repeat-containing protein: MQKFATAAPIAAVLDVPAGLIRFIAADRADTTVEILPADASKGRDVKAAEQTTAEYRDGVLRIAAAPVKNRILGNHPGSVEITVQLPAGSRVEAKTAAAEFRGVGRLGDVTFESAQGTVKLDETASAHLTLMAGDVSVGRLGGPAQITTQKGDLQIAEAQRGTVELTTQAGDITVGAARGVSATLDAGTAYGRISNALTNTDGAAAGLNIRATTSYGDITARSI, from the coding sequence ATGCAGAAGTTCGCCACCGCCGCCCCGATCGCCGCCGTCCTGGACGTCCCCGCCGGGCTCATCCGGTTCATCGCCGCCGACCGGGCCGACACCACCGTCGAGATCCTCCCGGCGGACGCTTCGAAGGGCCGTGACGTGAAGGCCGCCGAGCAGACCACCGCCGAATACCGGGACGGTGTGCTGCGGATCGCGGCCGCCCCGGTGAAGAACCGGATCCTCGGCAACCACCCGGGTTCCGTCGAGATCACCGTCCAGCTGCCCGCCGGCTCCCGCGTCGAGGCGAAGACCGCGGCCGCGGAGTTCCGCGGCGTCGGGCGCCTCGGCGACGTCACCTTCGAGAGCGCCCAGGGCACGGTCAAGCTCGACGAGACCGCGAGCGCCCACCTCACCCTGATGGCCGGCGACGTCTCCGTCGGACGCCTGGGCGGCCCCGCGCAGATCACCACCCAGAAGGGCGACCTGCAGATCGCCGAGGCCCAGCGCGGCACCGTCGAACTGACCACCCAGGCCGGCGACATCACCGTCGGCGCCGCCCGCGGCGTCTCCGCCACCCTCGACGCCGGCACCGCCTACGGCCGCATCTCCAACGCCCTCACCAACACCGACGGCGCCGCCGCCGGCCTCAACATCCGCGCCACCACCTCCTACGGCGACATCACCGCCCGCAGCATCTGA
- a CDS encoding DUF4241 domain-containing protein, whose product MVVELGYAEGWDLATRTPWRPLSAEAARERDAAGLPYVAEYRTPGREAPLEVRLVSWQEHHVGLWVYDEQGRRTYEVDYRLLDGDRLLTRRARRWGYAGPEVPEFDAEASRTTVTLFPDGRGRLVQEPKGSKGGSMQTTAKVTEEERWMDRPEFGGWPVLSAQLHGSAEPVAVREMSVARPGADPECEPADRWRAPRPGEAGPLDALFRPGTRMTTSQYPEMTVVEPVRGGTLNVPSGLLGIDCPLDGKGPRLTVAVPPGTYPLEEARIAFGYHCPWDERWVDCTETAAVRLRVSDSPAASWEVVMAPEDDPRLLDEGEVYCFSTDGATGAFADAQEWGPLQALFDRAMGSGDPDAGWKRTDPLSMFLARTREPSSGAELAAFAVTSDGGHPVWVGRSADGDVVGVVVLVDGMPALAAP is encoded by the coding sequence ATGGTCGTCGAGTTGGGGTACGCGGAGGGCTGGGACCTGGCGACCCGTACGCCGTGGCGGCCGCTGTCCGCCGAGGCCGCGCGGGAGCGGGACGCGGCCGGCCTGCCGTACGTCGCCGAGTACCGGACGCCCGGCCGGGAGGCTCCGCTCGAAGTCAGGCTCGTCTCCTGGCAGGAGCACCACGTGGGCCTCTGGGTCTACGACGAGCAGGGCCGCCGCACCTATGAGGTCGACTACCGGCTCCTGGACGGGGACCGGCTGCTGACCCGGCGGGCGCGCCGCTGGGGCTACGCCGGGCCCGAGGTGCCGGAGTTCGACGCGGAGGCATCCCGGACCACCGTGACCCTGTTCCCCGACGGCCGGGGCCGCCTCGTGCAGGAACCGAAGGGCTCCAAAGGGGGATCGATGCAGACCACGGCCAAGGTCACCGAGGAGGAGCGGTGGATGGACCGCCCGGAGTTCGGGGGCTGGCCCGTGCTCTCGGCGCAGCTGCACGGGTCGGCGGAGCCGGTCGCCGTCCGGGAGATGTCCGTGGCGCGACCGGGCGCGGATCCGGAGTGCGAGCCCGCCGACCGCTGGCGGGCTCCCCGGCCGGGCGAGGCCGGGCCGCTGGACGCGCTGTTCCGGCCCGGGACGCGGATGACCACGTCGCAGTACCCCGAGATGACCGTCGTGGAGCCGGTGCGGGGCGGGACCCTGAACGTGCCGAGCGGACTGCTGGGCATCGACTGCCCGCTGGACGGGAAGGGGCCGCGCCTGACCGTGGCCGTCCCGCCCGGAACGTACCCGCTCGAAGAGGCGCGCATCGCCTTCGGGTACCACTGCCCGTGGGACGAGCGCTGGGTGGACTGCACGGAGACCGCCGCGGTCCGGCTGCGCGTGAGCGATTCGCCCGCCGCTTCCTGGGAGGTGGTCATGGCGCCGGAGGACGACCCGCGGCTGCTCGACGAGGGCGAGGTGTACTGCTTCTCCACGGACGGCGCGACGGGTGCCTTCGCCGATGCCCAGGAGTGGGGGCCGCTCCAGGCGCTCTTCGACCGGGCGATGGGAAGCGGCGATCCGGATGCGGGCTGGAAGAGGACCGATCCCCTGTCCATGTTCCTCGCGCGAACCCGTGAGCCGTCCTCCGGCGCCGAGCTGGCCGCGTTCGCGGTGACCTCGGACGGGGGGCATCCCGTCTGGGTGGGCAGGTCGGCCGACGGGGACGTGGTCGGGGTGGTGGTGCTGGTGGACGGGATGCCCGCGCTCGCGGCGCCCTGA
- a CDS encoding GbsR/MarR family transcriptional regulator: MPGGRLNQQERQQIALGLADDLPYAEIARRLDRPTSTISREVMRNGGPNAYRADLAHRATERRAHRRSQAAPRGSEALPQAHGRDPEAVREFEDVFTNVLIQAGTPKMMARVMSCLYITDTGSLTASELVQRLQVSPASISKAITFLEGQGLVRRERDERRRERYFVDDDVWYQATIASARANALIIETARQGVSILGPDTPAANRLENIARFMDFVSEGITRAAEQAREVLHTKPGTPAATPPGDTR, translated from the coding sequence ATGCCGGGAGGCAGGCTCAATCAGCAGGAACGCCAGCAGATCGCGCTGGGACTGGCCGACGATCTCCCCTACGCGGAGATCGCCAGGCGCCTCGACCGTCCGACCTCGACGATCTCGCGCGAGGTGATGCGCAACGGCGGGCCCAACGCCTACCGGGCCGACCTGGCCCACCGCGCCACGGAACGCCGCGCCCACCGGCGCAGCCAGGCCGCCCCCCGGGGGTCGGAGGCGCTCCCGCAGGCCCACGGGCGCGACCCGGAAGCGGTGCGGGAGTTCGAGGACGTGTTCACCAACGTCCTCATCCAGGCGGGCACGCCCAAGATGATGGCCCGGGTGATGTCCTGCCTCTACATCACGGACACGGGCAGCCTCACCGCGTCCGAACTCGTCCAGCGCCTCCAGGTCAGCCCGGCGTCCATCTCCAAGGCGATCACGTTCCTGGAGGGCCAGGGCCTCGTCCGCAGGGAGCGCGACGAACGCCGCCGCGAGCGCTACTTCGTCGACGACGACGTCTGGTACCAGGCGACGATCGCCAGCGCCCGCGCCAACGCCCTGATCATAGAAACCGCACGCCAGGGCGTCAGCATCCTCGGCCCCGACACCCCGGCCGCCAACCGCCTGGAGAACATCGCCCGCTTCATGGACTTCGTCTCCGAAGGCATCACCCGCGCCGCGGAACAGGCCCGCGAGGTCCTCCACACGAAGCCGGGCACGCCCGCGGCAACACCCCCGGGCGACACACGCTAG
- a CDS encoding APC family permease has translation MTQLDVRPRAGDTVSGVAEGDVRGKGLGKGSVGLVGSAVIGISTVAPVYCLTSTLGSTAGEVGLQMPAIFLAGFLPMLLVAFAYRELNKAMPDCGTSFTWTVKAFGPRIGWMCGWGLVIATIIVLSNLAGVATSYFWLLAGEITNNASIAALDDNKPVHIVTCLTLIAVATAISYRGMTATKGVQYALVGLQLVVLALFVVMAFQKASAGTFDTGLDFSWSWMNPFAVESMAAFTAGLSLSIFMYWGWDACLATNEETTGSTKTPGRASLIAMIVLVGSYLATGVAAQMAVGSGGEGLGLANEETSGNVFAALAGPVMGPVLGILLFVAVLASAAASLQTTFIPVARTVLAMSTYEALPPSYAKVHPRFKTPGRATVMAGVATGVFYTVMTLVSENVLTDTIFALGLMICFYYSLTAFACVWYFRGELRRSARDLFFKGVFPVLGGLLLAAVFFKTLYDAWDPSYGSGSTLPGLDVGNVFVIGVGLLALGLVIMFVTERRSPAFFRGEVLTKSTPSLVVED, from the coding sequence ATGACTCAGCTGGACGTTCGGCCTCGGGCCGGAGACACGGTAAGCGGCGTCGCCGAGGGCGACGTCCGCGGCAAGGGCCTCGGCAAGGGGTCCGTCGGACTGGTCGGAAGCGCCGTCATCGGCATCTCGACCGTCGCCCCGGTCTACTGCCTGACCTCGACCCTCGGCTCCACCGCCGGTGAGGTCGGCCTTCAGATGCCCGCGATCTTCCTCGCCGGCTTCCTCCCGATGCTCCTGGTCGCCTTCGCCTACCGCGAGCTCAACAAGGCCATGCCGGACTGCGGCACCTCCTTCACCTGGACCGTCAAGGCCTTCGGCCCCCGGATCGGCTGGATGTGCGGCTGGGGCCTGGTGATCGCCACGATCATCGTGCTCTCCAACCTCGCGGGCGTCGCCACCTCGTACTTCTGGCTGCTGGCCGGCGAGATCACGAACAACGCGTCGATCGCCGCCCTGGACGACAACAAGCCCGTCCACATCGTCACCTGCCTCACGCTGATCGCCGTCGCGACCGCCATCAGCTACCGCGGCATGACCGCCACCAAGGGCGTCCAGTACGCCCTGGTCGGCCTCCAGCTCGTCGTGCTCGCCCTCTTCGTCGTCATGGCCTTCCAGAAGGCCTCCGCCGGCACCTTCGACACCGGCCTGGACTTCTCCTGGTCCTGGATGAACCCCTTCGCGGTCGAGTCCATGGCGGCCTTCACCGCCGGACTCTCGCTCTCGATCTTCATGTACTGGGGCTGGGACGCGTGCCTGGCCACCAACGAGGAGACCACCGGCTCGACGAAGACCCCCGGCCGCGCCTCGCTCATCGCGATGATCGTCCTGGTCGGCTCGTACCTGGCCACCGGCGTCGCCGCCCAGATGGCCGTCGGCTCCGGCGGCGAGGGCCTCGGCCTCGCCAACGAGGAGACCTCGGGCAACGTCTTCGCCGCCCTCGCCGGCCCCGTCATGGGCCCGGTCCTCGGCATCCTGCTCTTCGTGGCCGTCCTGGCCTCCGCCGCGGCCTCCCTGCAGACCACCTTCATCCCGGTGGCCCGCACGGTCCTCGCCATGTCGACGTACGAGGCCCTGCCGCCCTCCTACGCCAAGGTCCACCCGCGCTTCAAGACCCCGGGCCGCGCCACCGTCATGGCGGGCGTCGCGACCGGCGTCTTCTACACGGTGATGACCCTGGTCAGCGAGAACGTCCTCACCGACACGATCTTCGCGCTCGGCCTGATGATCTGCTTCTACTACTCGCTGACGGCCTTCGCCTGCGTCTGGTACTTCCGCGGCGAGCTGCGCCGCTCCGCCCGCGACCTGTTCTTCAAGGGCGTCTTCCCGGTCCTGGGCGGCCTGCTGCTGGCCGCGGTCTTCTTCAAGACCCTGTACGACGCCTGGGACCCGTCCTACGGCTCCGGCTCCACGCTCCCCGGCCTCGACGTCGGCAACGTCTTCGTCATCGGCGTCGGCCTGCTGGCCCTCGGCCTGGTGATCATGTTCGTCACCGAGCGCCGCAGCCCGGCCTTCTTCCGCGGCGAGGTCCTGACGAAGTCCACCCCGTCCCTGGTGGTCGAGGACTGA
- a CDS encoding MerR family transcriptional regulator: MRIGELAARTGVGERSLRYYEQQGLLASDRTPGGHRDFPERAVDRVIRIQELYAAGLHSSKIAQILPCMRDEDGGPSVRATPALVAELATERERIDRMIGDLLRSREVLDEVIEAAAGRTAVA; the protein is encoded by the coding sequence ATGCGGATCGGTGAACTGGCGGCGCGCACCGGGGTCGGTGAGCGTTCGCTGCGCTACTACGAGCAGCAGGGCCTGCTCGCTTCGGACCGGACGCCCGGCGGCCACCGGGACTTCCCCGAGCGGGCGGTCGACCGGGTCATCCGGATCCAGGAACTGTACGCGGCCGGCCTGCACAGCTCGAAGATCGCGCAGATCCTGCCCTGCATGCGGGACGAGGACGGCGGCCCGTCGGTGCGCGCCACCCCGGCACTGGTGGCCGAACTGGCCACGGAGCGGGAGCGGATCGACCGGATGATCGGCGATCTGCTCCGCTCCCGCGAGGTGCTGGACGAGGTGATCGAGGCGGCGGCGGGCCGCACGGCAGTCGCCTAG
- a CDS encoding ABC transporter permease, translating to MSSLSLAVRDCSTMLRRNLLHARRYPSLTLNLLLTPVMLLLLLFVYIFGDVMSAGMGGGSADRSDYIAYVVPGILLMTIGSTVIGAAVSVSTDMSEGIIARFRTMAIHRGSVLVGHVVGSVLQSLASVVLVGAVAVAIGFRSTDATALEWLAAFGLIALFALALTWIAVGMGMASPNAEAASNSAMPLILLPLISSAFTPVEAMPGWFQPIAQYQPFTPAIETLRGLLLGTEIGYNGWLAVAWSIGLAVLGYRWSAASFNRDPK from the coding sequence ATGAGCTCCCTCTCCCTCGCCGTGCGCGACTGCTCCACGATGCTGCGCCGCAACCTCCTGCACGCCCGGCGCTACCCGTCGCTGACGCTGAACCTGCTGCTCACCCCGGTCATGCTGCTGCTGCTGCTCTTCGTCTACATCTTCGGCGACGTGATGAGCGCGGGCATGGGCGGCGGCAGCGCCGACCGCTCCGACTACATCGCGTACGTCGTCCCCGGCATCCTGCTGATGACCATCGGCAGCACCGTCATCGGGGCCGCGGTGTCCGTCTCCACCGACATGTCCGAGGGCATCATCGCCCGCTTCCGCACCATGGCGATCCACCGCGGCTCCGTGCTCGTCGGGCACGTCGTCGGCAGCGTCCTGCAGTCCCTCGCCAGCGTGGTCCTCGTCGGCGCCGTCGCCGTCGCCATCGGCTTCCGGTCCACCGATGCCACGGCCCTGGAGTGGCTGGCCGCGTTCGGGCTGATCGCGCTCTTCGCCCTGGCCCTCACCTGGATCGCCGTCGGGATGGGCATGGCCAGCCCGAACGCCGAGGCCGCCAGCAACAGCGCGATGCCGCTGATCCTGCTGCCGCTCATCTCCAGCGCCTTCACCCCGGTCGAGGCGATGCCGGGCTGGTTCCAGCCGATCGCCCAGTACCAGCCGTTCACGCCGGCCATCGAGACCCTGCGCGGCCTGCTCCTCGGCACCGAGATCGGCTACAACGGGTGGCTCGCGGTCGCCTGGTCCATCGGCCTGGCGGTGCTCGGCTACCGCTGGTCGGCGGCCTCCTTCAACCGCGACCCGAAGTAA
- a CDS encoding DUF4239 domain-containing protein: protein MILWLLNHLSTFVIAVLLVGGLTGLAVAGSVAARRRFPHLAQGDHNEMVGVALGMFGAIYGIILAFVVVTLWTQLENTQNIVASEATDLALVVRSADAFPPADRDRVHRAVGAYAHAVVEVQWPLMRDGRPSYDATAPQTQALYQALQAYEPQGTRAETFYAEAVTRLNDVAAQRRARITMAESALPVLLQVLVYGGAFVIVPLTFLFGLRSLKMQLLFVSAVAGLIGFSLLLVVALDRPFAGDLSVTPAPYKEAALAQFWAAG, encoded by the coding sequence ATGATCCTCTGGCTTCTCAACCACCTCAGCACCTTCGTCATCGCCGTCCTCCTGGTCGGCGGCCTCACCGGCCTCGCCGTCGCCGGGAGCGTGGCCGCCCGCCGCCGCTTCCCGCACCTGGCCCAGGGGGACCACAACGAGATGGTCGGGGTCGCGCTCGGCATGTTCGGCGCGATCTACGGCATCATCCTCGCCTTCGTCGTCGTCACCCTGTGGACGCAGCTGGAGAACACCCAGAACATCGTCGCCAGCGAGGCCACCGACCTGGCCCTCGTCGTCCGCAGCGCCGACGCCTTCCCACCGGCCGACCGCGACCGGGTGCACCGGGCCGTCGGCGCGTACGCGCACGCCGTCGTCGAGGTGCAGTGGCCGCTGATGCGCGACGGGCGGCCGAGCTACGACGCGACCGCCCCGCAGACGCAAGCCCTCTACCAGGCGCTCCAGGCCTACGAGCCGCAGGGCACCCGCGCCGAGACCTTCTACGCCGAAGCCGTCACCCGCCTCAACGACGTCGCCGCCCAGCGCCGGGCCCGCATCACGATGGCCGAGAGCGCGCTGCCGGTCCTGCTCCAGGTGCTGGTCTACGGGGGCGCGTTCGTGATCGTCCCGCTCACCTTCCTGTTCGGGCTGCGCAGCCTGAAGATGCAGCTGCTCTTCGTATCGGCGGTGGCCGGGCTGATCGGCTTCAGCCTGCTCCTGGTGGTGGCACTGGACCGCCCCTTCGCGGGGGACCTCAGCGTGACCCCGGCGCCCTACAAGGAGGCGGCCCTGGCGCAGTTCTGGGCCGCCGGCTGA
- a CDS encoding alkene reductase codes for MTQTQHGPAASRLFDSARLGALELPNRLVMAPLTRNRAGADGVPGELMATYYAQRASAGLIIAEASTPNAAGQTYPHIPGIHTPEQIAGWRRVTEAVRAAGGGQMFLQLQHGGRVGHPETSGYVPLAPSAVPFPEQLHTPGGLRDGVVPRAMTADDIRSTIADFASAARNAVEAGFAGVEVHSANGHLLHQFLASNTNRRTDEWGGPVENRIRFTVEVVRAVAEAIGPERVGVRISPGVNVNGIEEGDTEEIYPALVKALADLAPAYLHQVHADPDRPAFARIRRDWPGTLIANPALSREEVAADGGKRQGERLLSEGADLVALGRGFLANPDFVERLRTDAPLNEIRPEFLMHVQGPEGYTDYPVLGRSAYADATAGPQVREHSTSR; via the coding sequence ATGACGCAGACACAGCACGGTCCCGCCGCCTCCCGCCTCTTCGACTCCGCCCGCCTCGGCGCCCTGGAACTGCCCAACCGCCTGGTGATGGCCCCGCTGACCCGTAACCGCGCCGGGGCCGACGGCGTCCCCGGGGAACTCATGGCCACGTACTACGCGCAGCGCGCCTCGGCCGGCCTGATCATCGCCGAGGCCAGCACCCCCAACGCCGCCGGGCAGACCTACCCGCACATCCCCGGCATCCACACCCCGGAGCAGATCGCCGGCTGGCGCCGGGTCACCGAGGCCGTACGGGCCGCCGGGGGCGGGCAGATGTTCCTCCAGCTCCAGCACGGCGGCCGGGTCGGCCACCCCGAGACCAGCGGGTACGTACCGCTCGCCCCGTCGGCGGTGCCGTTCCCCGAGCAGCTGCACACCCCCGGCGGCCTCCGGGACGGCGTCGTACCGCGCGCCATGACCGCCGACGACATCCGGTCCACGATCGCCGACTTCGCGAGCGCGGCCAGGAACGCCGTCGAGGCGGGCTTCGCCGGGGTGGAGGTGCACTCCGCCAACGGCCACCTGCTGCACCAGTTCCTCGCGAGCAACACCAATCGCCGTACCGACGAGTGGGGCGGCCCCGTCGAGAACCGCATCCGGTTCACCGTCGAGGTGGTCCGGGCCGTTGCCGAGGCCATCGGCCCGGAGCGGGTCGGCGTCCGCATCTCGCCCGGAGTGAACGTCAACGGGATCGAGGAGGGCGACACCGAGGAGATCTACCCGGCCCTGGTCAAGGCGCTGGCCGACCTGGCGCCGGCCTACCTGCACCAGGTTCACGCAGACCCCGACCGGCCCGCCTTCGCCCGGATCCGCCGAGACTGGCCGGGCACCCTGATCGCCAACCCGGCGCTCTCCCGCGAGGAGGTCGCGGCCGACGGCGGCAAGCGGCAGGGTGAACGGCTGCTGTCCGAGGGCGCCGACCTCGTGGCACTGGGCCGGGGCTTCCTCGCCAACCCCGACTTCGTGGAACGGCTGCGCACGGACGCGCCGCTCAACGAGATCCGTCCGGAGTTCCTGATGCACGTACAGGGCCCGGAGGGCTACACCGACTACCCGGTCCTCGGGCGGTCGGCCTACGCCGACGCGACGGCCGGGCCCCAGGTGCGGGAGCACAGCACCAGCCGGTAG
- a CDS encoding ATP-binding cassette domain-containing protein gives MTNLAIAANGLRKSYGDKVVLDGIDLAVPAGTVFSLLGPNGAGKTTAVKILSTLLGADPGTGAIHINGHDLAADPQAVRASIGVTGQFSAVDGLITGEENMLLMADLHHLSRSEGRRVAGELLERFDLVEAAKKPAASYSGGMKRRLDIAMTLVGDPRIIFLDEPTTGLDPRSRHNMWQIIRELVTGGVTVFLTTQYLEEADQLADRIAVLNDGRIAAEGTADELKRLIPGGHVRLRFTDPAAYRSAALALHEGSRDDEALALQIPSDGSQRALRSVLDRLEAAGIEADELTVHTPDLDDVFFALTGPAAALPNQSKENVR, from the coding sequence ATGACCAACCTGGCCATCGCGGCGAACGGGCTGCGCAAGTCCTACGGCGACAAGGTCGTTCTCGACGGCATCGACCTGGCGGTCCCCGCCGGCACGGTCTTCTCCCTGCTCGGTCCGAACGGCGCCGGCAAGACCACCGCCGTCAAGATCCTCTCCACCCTGCTCGGCGCCGACCCGGGCACCGGAGCCATCCACATCAACGGCCACGACCTGGCCGCCGATCCGCAGGCCGTCCGTGCCTCGATCGGTGTCACCGGCCAGTTCTCCGCCGTCGACGGCCTGATCACCGGCGAGGAGAACATGCTCCTCATGGCGGACCTGCACCACCTCTCCCGCAGCGAGGGACGGCGGGTGGCCGGCGAACTGCTGGAGCGCTTCGACCTGGTCGAGGCCGCCAAGAAGCCCGCCGCCAGCTACTCCGGCGGCATGAAGCGCCGCCTCGACATCGCCATGACGCTGGTCGGCGACCCGCGGATCATCTTCCTCGACGAGCCCACCACCGGCCTCGACCCGCGCAGCCGCCACAACATGTGGCAGATCATCCGGGAACTCGTCACGGGCGGCGTCACCGTCTTCCTCACCACCCAGTACCTGGAGGAGGCCGACCAGCTCGCCGACCGGATCGCCGTGCTCAACGACGGCAGGATCGCCGCCGAGGGCACCGCCGACGAGCTGAAGCGGCTGATCCCCGGCGGGCACGTCCGGCTCCGCTTCACCGACCCGGCCGCCTACCGGTCCGCGGCCCTCGCCCTGCACGAGGGGTCCCGGGACGACGAGGCTCTGGCGCTGCAGATCCCCAGCGACGGCAGCCAGCGCGCGCTGCGCTCGGTCCTCGACCGGCTGGAGGCCGCCGGCATCGAGGCGGACGAGCTGACCGTGCACACCCCCGACCTCGACGACGTGTTCTTCGCCCTCACCGGCCCGGCCGCCGCCCTCCCCAACCAGTCCAAGGAGAACGTCCGATGA
- a CDS encoding DUF397 domain-containing protein has protein sequence MNSSPLRWFKSSYSSGDGDDCVEVAACADAVHVRDSKVTAGPELAVAPASWGAFLAGVTAGS, from the coding sequence GTGAACAGCTCCCCGTTGCGGTGGTTCAAGAGCAGTTACAGCAGCGGCGACGGCGACGACTGCGTCGAGGTCGCCGCCTGTGCGGACGCCGTGCACGTCCGGGACTCCAAGGTGACGGCCGGTCCCGAGCTGGCCGTCGCGCCCGCGAGCTGGGGGGCGTTCCTGGCCGGGGTCACAGCGGGCTCCTGA